The Sporomusa termitida genome has a window encoding:
- a CDS encoding homocysteine synthase, protein MALPENLKFNTLAVHGGQEPDPVTGSRAVPIYQTTSYNFRDADHAANLFGLKEFGNIYTRLMNPTTDVFEKRIAALEGGVGALAFSSGHAAISAAIFNIAQAGDEIVSSSTLYGGTYNMFAYTLPRLGIKVTFVDPSDPENFAKAITPKTKALYAETIGNPKIDVLDIESVAAIAHNNGIPFLIDSTFATPYLCRPIEFGADIVIHSTTKFIGGHGTSMGGVVVDSGKFNWANGKFPLLSEPDPSYHDLNYIAALGPLAFIIRLRVQVLRDLGGCASPFNSFSFLQGLETLHLRMERHSQNAQAIAEYLVKHELVSWVSYPGLDNHPDYKLAQKYLPKGAGAILTFGIKGGLEAGRTFINSLKLFSMLANVGDSKSLVIHPASTTHSQLTAEQLTAAGVTDDMVRLSVGIEDVQDIIDDLEQAFAAVK, encoded by the coding sequence ATGGCGTTACCTGAAAACCTGAAATTTAATACCCTGGCTGTTCACGGTGGGCAAGAGCCTGATCCTGTTACCGGCTCCCGGGCGGTTCCGATCTATCAAACGACGTCCTACAATTTCCGCGATGCCGACCACGCCGCCAACCTGTTTGGTCTGAAAGAGTTCGGCAATATTTATACCCGGCTGATGAATCCGACCACCGACGTCTTTGAAAAAAGGATTGCCGCCCTGGAAGGCGGTGTGGGCGCCCTGGCTTTTTCGTCAGGCCATGCGGCCATCAGTGCCGCTATTTTCAATATTGCCCAGGCCGGCGATGAAATTGTCAGTTCGTCCACTCTGTATGGTGGAACCTATAATATGTTTGCTTATACCCTGCCGCGGCTGGGCATTAAGGTAACGTTTGTTGATCCCAGTGACCCTGAGAACTTTGCTAAGGCAATTACCCCTAAAACCAAGGCTCTTTATGCTGAGACGATTGGTAATCCCAAAATTGACGTTCTGGATATCGAAAGTGTGGCTGCAATCGCTCACAACAACGGGATCCCGTTCCTTATTGACAGTACCTTTGCCACCCCGTACCTTTGCCGGCCAATCGAATTTGGTGCTGATATCGTAATTCACTCGACAACCAAATTTATTGGTGGTCATGGTACGTCGATGGGCGGTGTTGTTGTCGACAGCGGCAAATTCAACTGGGCTAATGGCAAATTTCCGCTCCTGTCGGAACCGGATCCGAGCTATCATGACTTAAACTATATCGCCGCCTTAGGCCCACTCGCCTTTATTATCCGCCTCCGCGTCCAGGTTTTACGGGATTTAGGCGGCTGCGCCAGCCCGTTTAACAGTTTTTCGTTCCTGCAGGGTCTGGAGACGCTGCATCTGCGCATGGAGCGGCACAGCCAAAATGCGCAAGCCATTGCTGAGTACCTGGTCAAGCATGAGCTCGTTTCCTGGGTCAGCTACCCAGGTCTTGACAACCACCCTGATTATAAACTGGCCCAAAAATATCTGCCCAAGGGGGCCGGTGCTATCCTGACCTTTGGCATCAAAGGCGGCTTAGAGGCCGGCAGGACATTTATTAACAGCCTTAAGCTATTCTCGATGTTAGCGAATGTTGGTGATTCCAAGTCGCTGGTTATTCATCCTGCCAGCACCACCCACTCGCAGCTGACGGCTGAACAACTGACCGCTGCCGGTGTTACCGACGATATGGTGCGGCTGTCTGTTGGCATTGAGGATGTGCAGGATATCATCGATGATCTTGAGCAGGCTTTTGCAGCAGTTAAATAA
- a CDS encoding carbon monoxide dehydrogenase: MSLPLLGPEKVLATAKAFGIYQEGKTIAELAESLADLLLEDMSRAVPAPHRTITAMAPPERVETWSGLDIIPISSYHEVFEALHRTGTGTDGDWENLMKQLLRCGLAFAWNSVVGPSIAADCLYGPPKRSQIETNFASIKKEYVNIALHGHSPVLPSALVQAGRDPELVELARAQGAAGIRLYGICCSGLSALYRYGEVHPLSNALGAELIMGTGALDVWVADLQDIYPGIMDVAACFHTKVVTTSDSCRLPGAIHMAIDHQHGNMSAALGQAKEIVRLAIRNYPARQQENVYIPEVSLEAEVGFSVENITQAFGSLDELAGLIKNGRIKGIVNLVGCNNPKVVYEQAILQVADILLANDIIVLTNGCASFPLLKMGYCSPKALAKAGPGLQGVLGARSLPPVWHMGECLDNARASGLFRALADKSGQPLTRMPVAFASPEWSNEKGVGAALSFRLMGLNSYHCIPAPVQGSDKVAGFFASDTQELLGSVMVVVTDPRGLGEKIVADLEQRRNQIGWTPNIKGVNK; this comes from the coding sequence TTGTCTTTACCGCTGCTAGGGCCGGAAAAAGTCCTGGCGACAGCGAAAGCGTTCGGAATTTACCAGGAGGGCAAGACAATCGCCGAGCTGGCGGAAAGTCTTGCCGACCTGCTGCTGGAAGACATGTCCCGCGCCGTGCCGGCACCGCACCGGACAATTACGGCTATGGCGCCGCCGGAACGGGTCGAGACCTGGTCCGGGCTTGATATTATCCCTATCAGTTCTTATCATGAGGTATTTGAAGCCTTGCACCGGACCGGGACCGGCACCGATGGCGACTGGGAGAACCTGATGAAACAACTGCTGCGCTGTGGACTGGCTTTTGCCTGGAACAGTGTGGTCGGACCGTCAATTGCTGCCGACTGTCTTTATGGACCGCCCAAACGCAGCCAGATTGAAACCAACTTTGCTTCTATTAAAAAAGAATACGTCAATATTGCCCTGCACGGACATTCCCCGGTGCTGCCGTCGGCTTTGGTACAGGCCGGCCGGGACCCGGAGCTTGTTGAACTGGCCAGGGCCCAGGGTGCTGCCGGTATCCGGCTGTACGGCATTTGCTGCTCCGGCTTATCCGCATTATACCGCTACGGCGAGGTCCATCCCCTGAGCAATGCGCTCGGAGCCGAGCTGATTATGGGGACAGGCGCCCTTGATGTCTGGGTGGCTGATTTGCAGGATATCTATCCGGGCATTATGGATGTAGCGGCCTGCTTTCATACCAAAGTCGTTACAACCAGTGACTCCTGCCGCCTGCCGGGGGCGATTCATATGGCTATTGATCACCAGCATGGCAATATGTCGGCGGCCCTCGGACAGGCTAAAGAGATTGTCAGGCTGGCTATCCGGAATTACCCCGCCCGCCAGCAGGAGAATGTCTATATTCCTGAAGTCAGCTTAGAAGCTGAAGTAGGGTTTTCGGTTGAAAACATAACACAGGCCTTTGGCAGTCTGGACGAACTGGCCGGATTGATTAAAAACGGCAGGATCAAAGGCATTGTCAACCTTGTTGGCTGCAACAACCCGAAGGTTGTTTACGAGCAGGCGATCCTGCAGGTGGCTGATATCCTGCTGGCCAACGATATTATTGTTCTCACTAATGGCTGTGCCTCGTTTCCACTCTTAAAAATGGGGTACTGCAGCCCCAAGGCGTTGGCGAAAGCCGGGCCGGGGCTGCAGGGCGTGTTAGGGGCCAGAAGCCTGCCACCGGTATGGCATATGGGGGAATGTCTGGATAATGCCAGGGCTTCCGGCCTGTTTAGGGCGCTGGCCGACAAGAGCGGCCAGCCGCTGACCCGTATGCCTGTTGCCTTTGCCAGCCCCGAATGGTCCAATGAGAAAGGGGTGGGCGCCGCCCTGAGCTTCCGGTTGATGGGCCTGAACTCATACCATTGCATTCCGGCGCCGGTGCAGGGCTCTGATAAAGTAGCCGGCTTTTTTGCCAGCGACACCCAGGAGCTGCTTGGTTCGGTTATGGTAGTGGTGACCGATCCCCGGGGCTTAGGCGAGAAAATTGTCGCCGATTTGGAACAAAGACGAAATCAAATAGGCTGGACGCCAAATATTAAGGGGGTAAACAAATGA
- a CDS encoding ABC transporter substrate-binding protein, translated as MNRRDFIKKSVYMAVGLAGGLSLAGCGSSTRTGTSSSQPKAKPTIKVGYLPITDHLTMIAHGQTEFRQFVLEPVKFSGWAELAEALKGGAIQGAFALTPIGMSLRQKAVPVKAVFLGHRNGSVLTAKNVPELAGIEDLRGKTIAIPSKFSTHNILIQKLLTEKGINPNSDVKFIDMSPPEMVNALSTGKIDAFIVAEPFGGQAEMQKVGKVLVLSKDIWHDHICCVLNVQEELIQKNPEAIEELVGGLAQAAKFIDGNPQEAAKLSLKYLGQKQEVIEHVLTNPKGRITFANLVPNLQDFTATQDYLLQFGITKDKIDLVQYIDDRFAKKAFGV; from the coding sequence ATGAACCGGAGAGATTTTATCAAGAAAAGTGTTTATATGGCAGTTGGCCTGGCCGGCGGCCTGAGCCTGGCCGGGTGCGGCAGCAGTACCCGGACCGGCACCAGTTCAAGTCAGCCTAAGGCTAAACCAACAATAAAAGTCGGTTACCTGCCGATTACCGATCATCTGACCATGATTGCCCATGGCCAGACTGAATTCCGCCAATTTGTGCTGGAGCCTGTTAAGTTTTCCGGCTGGGCCGAACTGGCCGAGGCGCTTAAAGGCGGGGCCATCCAGGGGGCCTTTGCTTTAACCCCTATTGGCATGAGCCTGCGGCAAAAGGCGGTGCCGGTTAAGGCTGTATTCCTGGGTCATCGTAACGGCTCGGTCCTGACGGCCAAAAATGTGCCTGAACTGGCCGGAATTGAGGATTTGAGAGGCAAGACTATTGCCATTCCCAGCAAATTTTCCACTCACAATATTCTCATCCAGAAATTGCTGACCGAAAAAGGCATTAATCCTAATAGTGACGTAAAATTTATCGATATGTCGCCGCCGGAGATGGTGAATGCCCTGTCTACCGGCAAAATTGACGCTTTTATTGTCGCCGAGCCCTTTGGCGGGCAGGCCGAGATGCAAAAAGTCGGCAAAGTCCTGGTGTTGAGCAAGGATATCTGGCATGACCATATCTGCTGCGTGCTGAATGTACAGGAGGAGTTAATTCAGAAAAACCCTGAGGCCATTGAGGAGTTGGTAGGCGGTCTGGCCCAGGCAGCCAAATTTATTGATGGCAACCCGCAGGAAGCGGCCAAGCTGTCACTGAAATATCTGGGACAAAAGCAGGAAGTGATTGAGCATGTACTGACAAACCCCAAAGGCCGGATTACCTTTGCTAATCTTGTGCCCAATCTGCAGGATTTTACCGCTACCCAGGATTATCTGCTGCAATTTGGTATTACCAAAGATAAAATTGATCTGGTTCAATATATAGATGACCGGTTTGCCAAAAAGGCTTTTGGGGTGTGA
- a CDS encoding ABC transporter permease → MQTKTLNKTAVLPWLAIAAFLGLWQAAAGFYTPEQLPGPAKVWAGLLELADTGVLWEHIQVSLIRFTISYSLALLVAIPLGLFLGWHTYSLQALGPILQILRPISPIAWFPLAVLWFGVGNAPAIFIIFLSAFFPVLLSTISAVRKVDPVYIKVARNFGVGKTMLFTKIVIPAAFPYIMIGLNIAIGVAWIHLVAGEMLGAQSGLGYLIVDSRNFLRTDWIMGGMLVVGLLGLFINTIIGWAEKEINRKWGVG, encoded by the coding sequence ATGCAGACTAAGACCCTGAACAAAACTGCCGTTTTGCCGTGGCTGGCTATTGCCGCCTTCCTCGGCCTCTGGCAGGCTGCCGCCGGCTTTTATACGCCTGAACAGTTGCCAGGGCCGGCGAAGGTATGGGCCGGTTTGCTGGAACTGGCTGATACCGGTGTGTTATGGGAACACATCCAGGTCAGCTTAATCAGATTTACCATCTCCTATAGTCTGGCCTTGCTTGTTGCGATTCCGCTGGGACTGTTCCTGGGCTGGCATACCTATTCACTGCAGGCCCTGGGCCCGATATTGCAAATCCTGCGGCCCATTTCGCCGATTGCCTGGTTTCCGCTGGCTGTATTGTGGTTTGGTGTCGGCAATGCGCCGGCAATCTTCATTATTTTCTTATCGGCTTTTTTTCCGGTTTTGTTGTCAACTATTAGTGCCGTAAGGAAAGTGGACCCTGTGTATATCAAGGTAGCCCGGAATTTTGGTGTTGGCAAAACCATGCTGTTTACCAAGATTGTTATCCCGGCGGCTTTTCCCTATATCATGATCGGGCTTAACATTGCCATTGGGGTGGCCTGGATTCATCTGGTGGCCGGCGAAATGCTGGGGGCCCAGTCCGGGCTGGGCTACCTGATTGTTGATTCCCGTAATTTTTTACGGACCGACTGGATCATGGGCGGTATGCTGGTTGTCGGTTTGCTGGGCTTGTTTATTAATACGATCATTGGTTGGGCGGAAAAAGAAATTAACCGCAAATGGGGAGTAGGCTAA
- a CDS encoding ABC transporter ATP-binding protein, with translation MAKIEINNLYKSYQDTQGNLLNVLVDVNLKIEAGEFLCLLGPSGCGKTTLMNLMAGFEKPTGGTLTIDGLTVSRPDSKHITIFQDYGLFPWRNVLGNVMFGLEAKGINKQAAQAKAEEYLELVGLSQFAKSFPGQLSGGMKQRVAIARALAVEPDIIFMDEPFAALDAFTRYRLQDEVLRIWTEKQPTIIFVTHDIDEAVYLAQRLAIMTPNPGRIQRLIDIKLPRPCNRGDAGLVAYRQQVFQEFELVHAVSNDYSI, from the coding sequence TTGGCAAAGATTGAAATAAATAACTTATATAAAAGTTATCAGGATACGCAGGGAAATTTGCTTAATGTGCTTGTTGATGTTAATCTAAAGATTGAGGCCGGTGAGTTTTTATGCCTGCTGGGGCCAAGCGGCTGCGGCAAGACGACCCTGATGAACCTGATGGCCGGGTTTGAAAAGCCAACAGGCGGGACGCTGACGATTGACGGCCTCACTGTCAGCCGGCCTGATTCCAAACATATTACCATATTTCAGGATTACGGGCTGTTTCCCTGGCGGAATGTCCTGGGCAATGTCATGTTTGGCCTGGAAGCCAAAGGGATCAATAAGCAGGCCGCCCAGGCCAAGGCGGAAGAGTATCTGGAACTGGTAGGTTTATCCCAATTCGCCAAAAGTTTTCCCGGACAGCTTTCCGGCGGCATGAAGCAGCGGGTGGCTATTGCCAGGGCCTTAGCGGTTGAACCTGACATTATTTTTATGGATGAGCCTTTTGCTGCCCTGGATGCGTTTACCCGCTACCGGCTGCAGGATGAAGTGCTGAGAATTTGGACGGAAAAGCAACCGACGATTATATTTGTTACCCATGATATTGATGAGGCTGTCTATCTGGCCCAGCGGCTGGCGATAATGACCCCTAACCCGGGCCGGATCCAGCGGCTTATTGATATTAAGCTGCCCAGGCCGTGCAATCGGGGGGATGCGGGCCTTGTTGCTTACCGGCAGCAGGTTTTTCAGGAATTTGAGTTGGTGCATGCCGTCAGTAATGACTATAGTATTTGA
- the larE gene encoding ATP-dependent sacrificial sulfur transferase LarE has protein sequence MMQLNEKLDNLTHRLKEMGTVIVAFSGGVDSSFLAAAAQRALGEKAVAVTAYSETLPESERQEAITIAQQIGIRHVLLHISELVSEDFVANTPDRCYYCKKERFDALRQWADEQAIAWVLEGSNADDQSDYRPGMRAVDELAGVRSPLLEAGLTKADIRELSREWGVPTWNKPSAACLSSRVAYGLPITAERLKQIELAEAFVKQFCSGQVRVRHHDNLARIEVSPADIPVLADPEKATLINEELRKLGFTYVTLDLSGYRTGSMNAVLNLQAKQ, from the coding sequence ATGATGCAGCTTAACGAAAAATTGGACAATCTAACACACCGGTTAAAAGAAATGGGCACAGTGATTGTTGCCTTCTCGGGGGGCGTTGACAGCAGCTTTTTAGCGGCGGCCGCCCAGCGGGCCCTGGGGGAAAAAGCTGTGGCTGTTACTGCTTATTCCGAGACCTTGCCGGAGTCGGAGCGCCAGGAGGCGATCACCATTGCCCAGCAGATCGGCATTCGCCATGTGCTTTTGCATATTAGCGAGCTGGTCAGCGAGGACTTTGTGGCCAATACCCCCGACCGTTGCTATTATTGCAAAAAAGAACGGTTTGACGCCCTTAGGCAGTGGGCTGACGAGCAGGCGATCGCCTGGGTGCTGGAAGGCTCGAATGCCGACGATCAGTCAGATTACCGGCCAGGTATGCGGGCGGTTGATGAACTGGCCGGCGTCCGCAGTCCCTTGCTGGAGGCCGGTCTCACCAAGGCGGATATCCGGGAACTGTCCCGTGAGTGGGGTGTGCCTACCTGGAATAAGCCCAGTGCCGCCTGTCTGTCTTCACGGGTTGCTTACGGCTTGCCGATTACCGCCGAGCGGCTTAAACAGATTGAGTTAGCTGAGGCGTTTGTAAAACAATTCTGTAGCGGGCAGGTCCGGGTCAGACATCATGACAATCTGGCCCGCATTGAGGTATCGCCTGCCGATATTCCGGTACTGGCTGATCCGGAGAAAGCGACCTTAATTAACGAAGAGCTGCGTAAGCTGGGCTTTACCTATGTTACTCTGGATTTATCCGGCTATCGTACCGGCAGTATGAATGCTGTTTTGAATCTGCAGGCCAAACAATGA
- the hpsG gene encoding (2S)-3-sulfopropanediol dehydratase: MAYATVLSPQEQRLSAELAGNSKASERERPYKIFNSFKGAQPKIDIERARFFTESFKETAGQPLILRWARALKHIAENITVYIDADQLLAGRAGCPGRYGVIYPELDGCFLDKITELSSRIESPFQISAADSQYIEQVLAPYWQDKTFYDSLANSLPPDVLRVTYDPADLSKSRYIVNETATMRSALQWVHDYEKVLKKGFKVIRQEAQSQLAALDLFDPKDSLEKAPFLEAIVLVADAIIIWAQRHAKLAAGLAEQETDARRKDELRQIAEICQWVPENPPRTFYEAVQAQWFVQMFSRLEQKTGATISNGRMDQYLYPFYKQDVSQGRLDREGAKELLECMWVGMAQYIDLYVSPAGACFNEAYAHWEAVTIGGQDENGDDATNELTYLFLESKREFPINYPDLAARVHARSPERYLWEIAETVKEGSGFPKLINDEEVIPLLVAKGADFSEANTYAVSGCTEVRMPNRDTYTSPCAYVNIAAALELVLNNGKMRLYGDELLTVATGAPESFASWEEFWQAYITQQTYLLKQAFKQQYIVNKLREKHFAAPLGSALHEQCLKNCKDLHSATIEDGIDLGYFDIIGYGTVVDSLAAIKKLVYEDKRLPLAELLAALANDFQGYEAARQMLLNAPRYGNNDPYADSIAKSIDLAALKFTHKYSRAIGASLDVRYVPVTSHVPFGKVVGATANGRKAGAALSDGSSASHGADTKGPTAVLMSNARSKNLGFKERASRLLNIKLSPACVQGEAGTSKITSFIRSWCDLKLWHLQFNIINKETLLAAQKEPEKYRNLLVRVAGYSAYFTDLSPDLQNDVIARTEHSL, from the coding sequence ATGGCATACGCAACTGTTTTATCACCACAGGAACAACGGTTGAGTGCAGAACTTGCCGGTAATAGCAAAGCTAGTGAGAGGGAAAGGCCATATAAGATTTTTAATTCCTTTAAAGGCGCCCAGCCTAAGATCGATATCGAGCGGGCCCGGTTTTTTACCGAGTCCTTTAAAGAAACCGCGGGGCAGCCGTTAATTCTGCGCTGGGCCAGGGCGCTTAAGCATATTGCCGAGAATATCACCGTGTATATCGATGCTGATCAGCTGCTGGCCGGCCGGGCCGGGTGCCCGGGCCGGTATGGCGTTATTTATCCGGAACTGGACGGCTGCTTTTTGGATAAAATCACGGAACTATCCAGCCGCATAGAATCGCCGTTTCAAATTTCTGCGGCCGACAGCCAATATATTGAACAGGTGCTGGCGCCTTACTGGCAGGATAAAACCTTTTATGACAGTTTGGCCAACTCACTGCCGCCAGATGTTTTAAGAGTAACCTATGACCCTGCCGATCTGTCTAAATCCAGGTATATTGTGAATGAAACAGCAACGATGCGATCCGCGCTGCAATGGGTCCATGACTATGAGAAAGTATTAAAAAAGGGCTTTAAAGTTATCAGGCAGGAGGCCCAAAGCCAGCTGGCGGCGCTTGACCTGTTTGACCCTAAGGACTCTCTGGAAAAGGCCCCTTTTCTGGAAGCCATCGTCCTGGTTGCCGACGCTATTATTATCTGGGCGCAGCGTCACGCGAAGCTGGCCGCCGGGCTTGCTGAACAAGAAACAGATGCAAGGAGAAAAGACGAGCTGCGGCAAATAGCCGAAATTTGCCAGTGGGTGCCGGAGAACCCGCCACGTACTTTTTATGAAGCCGTTCAGGCCCAATGGTTTGTGCAAATGTTTTCCCGGTTGGAACAAAAGACCGGTGCCACCATCTCCAACGGCCGCATGGATCAGTATCTCTACCCGTTTTATAAACAAGATGTAAGCCAGGGCAGGCTGGACCGCGAAGGGGCAAAAGAACTGCTGGAGTGTATGTGGGTAGGCATGGCGCAGTATATTGATTTGTATGTCAGCCCGGCCGGCGCCTGCTTTAATGAGGCTTATGCCCACTGGGAAGCGGTCACTATCGGCGGACAGGATGAGAATGGCGACGATGCAACTAATGAATTGACCTATTTGTTCCTGGAATCGAAACGGGAATTCCCGATCAACTATCCTGATCTGGCCGCCCGGGTTCACGCCCGTTCCCCCGAGCGTTATCTCTGGGAGATCGCAGAGACGGTCAAAGAGGGCTCCGGTTTCCCGAAGCTGATCAATGATGAAGAGGTTATTCCGCTGCTTGTCGCCAAAGGCGCTGATTTCAGCGAGGCCAACACTTACGCGGTCTCAGGCTGCACTGAGGTTAGAATGCCGAACCGGGACACCTACACCAGCCCGTGCGCGTACGTTAATATCGCTGCCGCCCTGGAACTGGTCCTGAACAATGGCAAAATGAGACTGTACGGTGATGAACTGTTAACTGTGGCCACAGGCGCGCCGGAGAGTTTTGCCAGCTGGGAGGAATTCTGGCAGGCCTATATTACCCAACAGACCTACTTGCTCAAACAGGCTTTTAAACAGCAGTATATTGTTAATAAGCTGCGGGAAAAGCACTTTGCCGCCCCGCTGGGCTCCGCGCTGCATGAGCAGTGCCTGAAAAATTGCAAGGACCTTCATTCAGCCACTATCGAAGATGGCATTGATCTGGGCTACTTCGATATTATCGGCTACGGTACGGTAGTCGATTCGCTGGCCGCTATTAAGAAGCTGGTGTATGAAGATAAGCGACTACCCCTGGCTGAGTTGTTAGCGGCCCTGGCTAATGACTTTCAGGGCTATGAGGCTGCCAGGCAAATGCTGTTAAACGCCCCCCGGTATGGCAATAATGATCCTTATGCCGATTCGATAGCCAAGAGTATCGATTTAGCCGCCCTGAAATTTACCCACAAATATTCCCGGGCCATTGGCGCCAGCCTTGATGTACGGTATGTGCCGGTTACCTCCCATGTTCCCTTTGGCAAGGTGGTCGGGGCCACGGCCAACGGCAGAAAAGCCGGCGCAGCTCTTTCTGACGGCTCTTCGGCCTCCCATGGCGCCGATACTAAAGGGCCGACGGCGGTGCTGATGTCCAATGCGCGCTCCAAGAATCTGGGCTTTAAAGAACGGGCCTCAAGGCTGCTGAATATCAAATTAAGCCCGGCCTGCGTACAGGGCGAAGCCGGAACCAGCAAAATTACATCTTTTATCCGCAGCTGGTGCGACCTGAAGCTCTGGCATCTGCAGTTTAATATTATCAATAAGGAAACCTTGCTGGCCGCGCAAAAAGAGCCGGAAAAATACCGGAACCTGCTGGTGCGGGTTGCGGGCTACAGCGCTTATTTTACCGACCTCTCCCCTGATCTGCAGAATGATGTTATTGCCAGAACCGAGCACAGCTTGTAG
- the hpsH gene encoding (2S)-3-sulfopropanediol dehydratase activating enzyme: MQPQDKRAGYVFNIQQFSVHDGPGIRTTVFLKGCPLRCRWCSNPESQQRQPELAHNRSKCIGLAACGRCLRACPRNALPAAKNGKPVVVREACQQCFRCAAVCPTTALHIFGERMSVEAVLEAVEQDDAFFSRSGGGLTISGGEPLMQPDFTVALLQEAKRRRINTALETSGYAEWTALAQASKYLNTLIYDIKCLDPDKHREQTGLANAVILENFSKVTEAFPSLPILVRTPVIPGFNDTEAAIAAITNFIKHRRSDIGYELLPYHRLGRQKYEYLGRSYPLGNISFTTEQLAWLDRVKNVYDNPLIS; this comes from the coding sequence ATGCAGCCTCAGGACAAACGGGCCGGCTATGTTTTTAATATCCAGCAATTCTCGGTACATGATGGCCCGGGGATCAGAACAACCGTGTTTCTTAAAGGCTGCCCGCTGCGGTGCCGCTGGTGCAGTAACCCCGAATCCCAACAGCGGCAGCCGGAGCTTGCTCATAACCGGAGCAAGTGTATTGGCCTTGCCGCCTGTGGGCGGTGTCTCCGGGCTTGTCCCCGCAACGCGCTGCCGGCGGCAAAGAACGGTAAGCCGGTGGTTGTCAGGGAGGCCTGCCAACAATGCTTTCGCTGTGCAGCGGTATGTCCCACTACGGCGTTACATATTTTCGGCGAGCGAATGAGTGTGGAGGCTGTTTTAGAAGCGGTAGAACAGGATGACGCATTTTTTTCCCGCTCCGGCGGCGGCTTGACAATTAGCGGCGGCGAGCCTTTAATGCAGCCTGATTTTACAGTTGCACTCCTGCAGGAAGCCAAACGCCGGCGCATAAATACCGCGCTGGAAACCAGCGGTTATGCTGAGTGGACGGCGCTGGCCCAGGCCAGTAAGTATTTAAACACGCTTATCTATGATATAAAATGTCTGGATCCAGATAAGCATCGGGAGCAAACCGGGCTGGCCAACGCTGTCATTCTTGAGAATTTCAGCAAGGTGACAGAGGCTTTTCCCAGCTTGCCGATTCTTGTCAGAACTCCTGTAATTCCCGGCTTTAATGATACCGAGGCAGCTATTGCGGCCATAACAAATTTTATTAAGCACAGACGGTCCGATATTGGTTATGAGTTGCTGCCCTATCACCGTTTAGGCCGGCAAAAATACGAATATCTGGGACGCAGCTATCCGCTGGGAAATATAAGCTTCACCACAGAACAGCTGGCCTGGCTGGACAGGGTTAAAAATGTTTATGATAACCCGCTTATATCCTGA
- a CDS encoding ABC transporter permease yields MKRFTLWLQENYLALVAPVILLAVWEAAGQFGLIRATLLPQPSAIAVMLVELLASGELIIHLGVSILRVAEGFIIGAILGVLVGVQVALVKKLRIAVSLVFGVLRPIPVIAWIPVLILWMGIDEGSKITVIAIGSFWTVLVSVVQGIRNVDKKYLEVATILEKDQITLLTKVILPAALPAIFTGVRVGIDVAWRSVVAAELIAASSGIGYMIMYARELSQIDVVLVGVLSIGFTGIIIDQLLRLLEQRLLSWNVNMHES; encoded by the coding sequence ATGAAAAGGTTTACTCTTTGGTTGCAAGAGAATTATCTTGCCTTAGTAGCGCCGGTGATTCTTTTGGCTGTCTGGGAAGCTGCCGGCCAATTCGGTTTGATCCGGGCCACCCTGTTGCCGCAGCCTTCCGCCATTGCCGTTATGCTGGTCGAGCTGCTGGCTTCAGGCGAACTAATTATTCATTTAGGGGTCAGTATCCTGCGGGTTGCCGAAGGCTTTATCATTGGGGCCATACTTGGCGTACTGGTGGGTGTGCAGGTAGCACTGGTAAAGAAACTGCGGATCGCGGTCAGCCTGGTTTTCGGGGTTCTCAGGCCGATTCCGGTGATTGCCTGGATTCCGGTCCTGATTCTGTGGATGGGGATTGATGAAGGCTCCAAGATAACGGTGATTGCCATCGGCAGCTTCTGGACTGTATTAGTAAGCGTGGTTCAGGGTATTCGCAATGTCGATAAAAAATATTTAGAAGTGGCCACAATCCTGGAGAAAGATCAGATAACCCTGTTAACCAAAGTCATTTTACCGGCAGCGCTGCCGGCGATTTTTACCGGGGTCCGGGTCGGCATCGATGTGGCCTGGCGCAGTGTGGTGGCGGCTGAGCTGATTGCCGCCTCCTCCGGGATTGGGTATATGATTATGTATGCCCGGGAATTATCGCAGATTGATGTGGTCTTGGTTGGCGTGCTTTCCATTGGCTTTACCGGCATTATTATTGATCAGCTGCTGCGATTGCTGGAGCAGCGGCTGCTGAGCTGGAATGTCAATATGCACGAATCATAG